The Arabidopsis thaliana chromosome 5, partial sequence genomic interval ACCGAGTGAAAAGATTGCATCTCCGGTTCCGATGAACTTAGCAGAACGAGTACAATCCTGCCTATGCCTATTCTTCTGATTCTTACCATCAACCAAATACTTGTGTGATTATGTGATTTTTCTAGAGTTATTTCACTAATCTTAATATATGAACACATAAATTAGTTAATTTTGATGGAAGAGTACTGTAATTTCTGTATGATAAAAATGATGTTAAGTTGTGTTAAGCCGATACTATCATGCCTatgcaaattttttttttttttttttgcctatGCAAATTTTGACATTCCTCAGAAGATGTTAGTTGGAaagtaaatagaaaaatatcaatatctGCATTACAAAGTTGATCTTAAATTGTTAACTTTCACTTTCAATCGTCTAGTAAAATTAGGTCCTTTTTCCCTCACGTACATAGACTTTTCTCCTATGCTGAATATATTCAATAATTTGTAAAACCGATCTCCTTATACTACCACTAGGCCACCATCCCTTTGGTAGATATCTAATAATTTGTTAGAGTTAGTTCTAAACTTGTAGGCAATGTTACGAGGAATTGGTTGATTCGGTTCACAATTTGGATACAAATtcgataaaaatatatattctcacACATACACAGAATCATTTGCCACTAATTTTTGTGGACTGGCGAACATTAAAGCcacttaaattttttatattagcAGCATTGTCGTCTTGATGGTTTATTGTAGgagttcaaaattttgtaagtATAAACTCTAAAGTGAATGTGGTAGCCAGCTTAAAAGTTTTTATGAGACTTtcccaaagaaaaatcaagattatTATCATTAATACATTACCATTATTGGTCCTCTTTCCACATCTCTACCCAATTCTCCTTTGCCTCTTTGAGTCCAAAAAGAGAGTTAGTCTTGGCCGGGTCCAGGTTTGTGGACAAGCTTCCGTACGCAATCCCAAGAGCCGACGAACCAAAGGTCACGAGTGTGGTCAAGTATGGAACCCACAAAGGCACGTCCCAGACGTTTCTATCCTTCAAAACTTCGAGTACTTTCAAGATCGCCACTCCCAAGCCCAGTGGTGTTCCCACAGACACCACAATCCTCCCCATCATCCTCTCGAACACTTCTTGAGGTATCGGGGGATCGTCTTCCGGGTCCGGGTCTGGCCGGCCGGGTTTTTCAGAGGTTCTAGAAGATTGAAACCCTTTAGGTCCAGCGTGGAGCTTGGATTCCCATCTTGGTTTGTTGTTAGGATATAGGGTTTTTGGATTGtgagatttggttttgacGGTTGTTCTTGAGAGAGATGATAATGGTAGTAAACGGTGTGAGCACAAGAGAGCTCTcatttctatttcttcttctaatgtttttctttatttatcttatctACATGtattatatggttttgtcTTTAGGGATAAtgcatattttgtttttatctttggGATATGTTCATTGCCACACATTTCATACTATTTATCcttctttatatctttttcttcatttcatgAAAATAATACCGTTGGaacattttcttcaattttgtattttaagaaCATGGAATTAGTGTtcagaaaattagaaaaatcattatttcTTCACTTCAAATGCACactacatataatataatccAATTTTAGGAACCATTTGATCTTGATAGCTTTTCATACGATTTCCTCAACACCTGCAAGGCAACAACGcaaacaataaacaaagtGCGGAATTAACTTCCAGCGCAAGAAAGATACTGCAAAGCAATTTCTTGAGGCTCACGGTACGTACCCTACTAGGAGACAAGTAATAATAACGCTCATTATTACTGTCCGGAGAGAGTATGGAAGGAGATTGCGCTGGTGGAGAAGCGTGGAGTGTTGGTCGGAGTAACAGAGAGTGACGGTAAGGTGAATTTATTGGTGACCGCAGCAGCGTAGAGATCATGATGCTCGGCGACAGAAGACTTGAGCGATACGGCGAGATAGGAGATGCCAGCTCCGAAGCCCAAGTGGCAGTTTCCGGCGAATTTCCCGACATTGGCATGTTTATTGTTATCCTGTAGTAGGAAATTACTGTAAATTGCAGTCTATTGTATGGATTGATAATTGGTGATCATACCTTTTATGAAGTTCGACGTACTGGTCCGTCTCATCATATATTTCTTCCTTCAAGGTTCATCAAATGGTTAATTCAATCACAAACGTCATGTTAGATGACTAACATTTGTAATGATAACATATTATAGATTACCTGTATAAGTTCCTCCATAACATCTTCCAGAGTTATAATCCCAAtgacttcttcatcttcatcagaaaTACTATCAATGTATCGGATTGGACTTTGATGACTAGTTTCGCTGGAGTTCAACGCGGGAATACTCAGAAAAACGTTGGCGTCTTTATTAGGCGATCCTGAAAAATTACAGAAGACGTAAATTTTCTCGTCTCAAAACATAATATGATTTCGAATTTTATGCTCT includes:
- a CDS encoding transmembrane protein, putative (DUF3464) (Protein of unknown function (DUF3464); FUNCTIONS IN: molecular_function unknown; INVOLVED IN: biological_process unknown; LOCATED IN: chloroplast thylakoid membrane, chloroplast; EXPRESSED IN: 20 plant structures; EXPRESSED DURING: 13 growth stages; CONTAINS InterPro DOMAIN/s: Protein of unknown function DUF3464 (InterPro:IPR021855); BEST Arabidopsis thaliana protein match is: Protein of unknown function (DUF3464) (TAIR:AT4G19100.1); Has 1807 Blast hits to 1807 proteins in 277 species: Archae - 0; Bacteria - 0; Metazoa - 736; Fungi - 347; Plants - 385; Viruses - 0; Other Eukaryotes - 339 (source: NCBI BLink).), with amino-acid sequence MRALLCSHRLLPLSSLSRTTVKTKSHNPKTLYPNNKPRWESKLHAGPKGFQSSRTSEKPGRPDPDPEDDPPIPQEVFERMMGRIVVSVGTPLGLGVAILKVLEVLKDRNVWDVPLWVPYLTTLVTFGSSALGIAYGSLSTNLDPAKTNSLFGLKEAKENWVEMWKEDQ